A window of Ictidomys tridecemlineatus isolate mIctTri1 chromosome 1, mIctTri1.hap1, whole genome shotgun sequence contains these coding sequences:
- the LOC144366661 gene encoding olfactory receptor 2L13-like — protein MEKWNQTSNDFILLGLLPQNQTGLLLLLLIISVFLIACLGNSGMTALIFLNPRLHTPMYFLLSQLSLMDLMYISSTVPKMVYNFLSGQKSISFLSCGVQSFFFATMASSEGLLLASMAYDRFVAICHPLHYHIYMSKRMCVKMILISWTLGSLNGLVHTVYTLHLPYCRSRTISHFYCDIPAMLLLVCTDTWVYEYVIFFSAVLILLLPFLGITLSYGRVIFSVFHMRSNEGRRKAFTTCSTHLTVVTFYYAPFAYTYLRPKSVRSPEEDKNLAVFYTILTPMLNPIIYSLRNKEVLGAMRRVCGMISPRKK, from the coding sequence ATGGAGAAATGGAACCAAActtcaaatgatttcattttgttggGACTGTTACCACAAAACCAAACTGGCCTACTTCTCTTGCTCCTGATCATATCTGTGTTTCTTATCGCCTGTTTGGGGAACTCAGGGATGACTGCCCTCATCTTCTTGAACCCCCGGCTCCATACCCCCATGTACTTTCTCCTCAgccagctctccctcatggacctcATGTACATCTCCTCCACTGTCCCCAAAATGGTGTACAACTTCCTCTCTGGCCAGAAAAGTATCTCCTTTTTGAGTTGTGGTGTGCAAAGCTTCTTCTTTGCAACGATGGCAAGTTCTGAAGGCTTACTCCTCGCCtcgatggcctatgaccgcttcgtggccatctgtcaccccctCCATTATCACATATATATGAGCAAAAGAATGTGTGTGAAGATGATCTTGATATCCTGGACACTAGGTTCCCTCAATGGCCTAGTCCACACTGTGTATACTCTCCATCTTCCATACTGCAGGTCCAGGACCATCAGTCACTTCTACTGTGACATCCCAGCCATGTTGCTTCTTGTCTGTACAGAcacctgggtctatgagtatgtgattttttttagtgCAGTCTtgattctcctccttcctttccttggcATCACTTTGTCCTATGGACGAGTCATTTTTTCCGTCTTCCACATGCGCTCAAATGAGGGGAGAAGAAAGGCCTTCACCACGTGCTCCACACATTTAACTGTGGTGACATTTTACTATGCTCCTTTTGCCTACACTTATCTCCGTCCCAAGAGTGTCCGCTCACCAGAAGAAGATAAAAACCTGGCTGTCTTCTACACCATCCTCACGCCCATGCTCAATCCcatcatctacagcctgaggaacaaggaggtGCTGGGGGCCATGAGGAGAGTGTGTGGGATGATCTCCCCCAGGAAGAAGTGA